From one Lycium ferocissimum isolate CSIRO_LF1 chromosome 5, AGI_CSIRO_Lferr_CH_V1, whole genome shotgun sequence genomic stretch:
- the LOC132057340 gene encoding ABC transporter B family member 1 yields the protein MSQDSEEIKTIEHWKWSEMQGLELVVSEENNHNNSNKENSSNPTIENNQETKQETKMEVIEENKERSDVEKPSTPLPAVGFGELFRFADSLDYVLMAIGSLGAFVHGCSLPLFLRFFADLVNSFGSYANDVDKMTEEVLKYAFYFLVVGAAIWASSWAEISCWMWTGERQTTKMRIKYLEAALNQDISYFDTEVRTSDVVSAINTDAVVVQDAISEKLGNFIHYMATFLSGFVVGFTAVWQLALVTLAVVPLIAVIGAIYTMTSAKLSSKSQEALSKAGNIVEQTVVQIRTVLAFVGESKAMQAYAAALRVSQKIGYKSGFSKGLGLGATYFTVFCCYALLLWYGGYLVRHHFTNGGLAIATMFAVMIGGLALGQSAPSMSAFAKARVAAAKIFRIIDHKPSVDRNAKTGLELDTVSGQVELKNVEFSYPSRPEIKILNNFNLVVPAGKTIALVGSSGSGKSTVVSLIERFYDPTSGQLLLDGNDIKTLKLKWLRQQIGLVSQEPALFATSIKENILLGRPDASQIEIEEAARVANAHSFIIKLPEGFDTQVGERGLQLSGGQKQRIAIARAMLKNPAILLLDEATSALDSESEKLVQEALDRFMIGRTTLVIAHRLSTIRKADLVAVIQQGSVSEIGSHDELMCKGENGMYAKLIKMQEAAHETALSNARKSSARPSSARNSVSSPIITRNSSYGRSPYSRRLSDFSTSDFSLSLDAAYSSYRHEKLAFKDQASSFGRLAKMNSPEWTYALIGSIGSVICGSLSAFFAYVLSAVLSVYYNPDHAYMSKQIAKYCYLLIGVSSAALIFNTLQHYYWDVVGENLTKRVREKMLAAVLKMEMAWFDQEENDSSRIAARLSLDANNVRSAIGDRISVIMQNSALMVVACTAGFVLQWRLALVLIAVFPVVVAATVLQKMFMKGFSGDLEAAHAKATQLAGEAVANVRTVAAFNSETKIVNLFDSSLQIPLRRCFWKGQIAGSGYGIAQFLLYASYALGLWYASWLVKHGISDFSKTIRVFMVLMVSANGAAETLTLAPDFIKGGQAMRSVFELLDRKTEVEPDDPDATAVPDRLRGEVEFKHVDFSYPTRPDVSIFRDLNLRARAGKTLALVGPSGCGKSSVIALIERFYEPSSGRVIIDGKDIRKYNLKSLRRHIAVVPQEPCLFATTIYENIAYGHETATEAEITEAATLANAHKFISALPNGYKTFVGERGVQLSGGQKQRIAIARAFLRKAELMLLDEATSALDAESERCVQEALDRACAGKTTIVVAHRLSTIRNAHVIAVIDDGKVAEQGSHSHLLKNYSDGIYARMIQLQRFSHGEAVNMVTGSTSSARPKEED from the exons ATGTCACAAGATTCTGAGGAGATAAAGACCATTGAACATTGGAAATGGTCTGAAATGCAAGGTCTTGAACTTGTTGTCTCTGAAGAAAACAAtcacaacaacagcaacaaagAAAATTCAAGCAACCCCACAATAGAAAATAATCAAGAAACcaaacaagaaacaaaaatggaagttattgaagaaaataaagaaaggagtGATGTTGAAAAACCAAGTACACCACTACCTGCAGTTGGTTTTGGTGAACTTTTTAGATTTGCTGATAGTTTGGACTATGTATTAATGGCAATTGGTTCACTTGGTGCTTTTGTCCATGGTTGTTCTTTGCCTTTGTTTCTTAGATTCTTTGCTGATCTTGTTAATTCATTTGGCTCTTAtgctaatgatgttgataaGATGACTGAAGAAGTCTTAAAG TATGCATTTTACTTTCTTGTAGTAGGTGCTGCTATATGGGCATCTTCATGGgcag AAATATCATGTTGGATGTGGACTGGAGAGAGACAAACAACAAAGATGAGGATCAAATACTTAGAGGCAGCTTTAAACCAAGATATTTCATACTTTGATACAGAAGTTAGAACTTCTGATGTTGTTTCTGCAATTAACACTGATGCTGTAGTGGTCCAAGATGCCATTAGTGAGAAG TTGGGTAATTTCATTCATTATATGGCTACATTTTTGTCTGGATTTGTTGTGGGATTTACAGCAGTGTGGCAACTAGCTCTTGTTACTCTTGCTGTAGTTCCTCTAATTGCGGTAATTGGTGCTATCTACACTATGACATCAGCCAAATTGTCAAGCAAAAGTCAAGAAGCACTTTCAAAGGCAGGCAACATTGTGGAACAg ACAGTAGTTCAAATTCGGACGGTATTGGCGTTTGTTGGTGAGTCAAAAGCAATGCAAGCATACGCAGCAGCACTTAGAGTTTCTCAGAAGATTGGCTATAAAAGTGGATTTTCAAAAGGATTAGGACTTGGAGCTACATATTTTACTGTCTTCTGTTGTTATGCTCTTCTTTTATGGTATGGGGGCTATTTGGTTAGGCATCATTTCACCAATGGAGGACTTGCCATAGCAACAATGTTTGCTGTCATGATAGGTGGACT GGCATTGGGACAATCTGCTCCTAGCATGAGTGCATTTGCAAAGGCTAGAGTTGCAGCTGCCAAGATTTTCCGGATCATCGATCACAAACCGAGCGTTGACAGAAACGCTAAAACGGGGTTGGAATTAGATACCGTTAGTGGCCAAGTAGAGCTTAAAAATGTTGAGTTCTCCTATCCGTCGAGGCCAGAAATTAAGATTCTCAACAATTTCAACCTCGTTGTTCCTGCTGGAAAGACCATCGCTTTAGTGGGAAGCAGTGGCTCCGGGAAAAGCACCGTGGTCTCCCTTATCGAAAGATTCTATGATCCCACCTCAG GACAACTTTTGCTTGATGGGAATGACATAAAGACACTGAAGTTAAAATGGCTAAGGCAGCAAATCGGGCTAGTGAGCCAAGAACCAGCACTTTTTGCTACAAGCATCAAAGAAAACATACTATTAGGGAGGCCAGATGCATCACAAATTGAGATTGAAGAAGCTGCTAGAGTTGCCAATGCCCATTCTTTCATAATCAAACTTCCTGAGGGGTTTGATACTCAG GTAGGGGAGAGAGGATTGCAATTATCAGGTGGACAGAAGCAAAGGATTGCTATAGCGAGGGCCATGCTTAAAAACCCGGCCATCCTTCTTTTAGATGAGGCAACTAGTGCTTTAGACTCTGAATCGGAAAAGCTAGTGCAGGAGGCTCTAGACAGGTTCATGATTGGACGAACGACACTTGTAATTGCTCATCGCCTGTCTACTATCCGGAAGGCCGACCTGGTCGCTGTAATACAGCAAGGTAGTGTTTCTGAAATTGGAAGCCATGATGAGCTTATGTGTAAAGGAGAAAATGGTATGTATGCCAAGCTCATCAAAATGCAAGAAGCGGCTCATGAAACGGCTCTTAGTAATGCCAGAAAGAGCAGCGCGAG gCCCTCAAGTGCAAGGAACTCTGTgagctcaccaatcataacTAGAAACTCTTCCTATGGTCGATCACCTTACTCTCGCCGGTTATCCGACTTTTCTACCTCGGACTTCAGCCTCTCCCTTGATGCTGCATATTCTAGTTACCGACATGAAAAGCTTGCATTCAAGGATCAAGCTAGTTCGTTCGGCCGGCTTGCGAAAATGAATTCTCCTGAGTGGACTTATGCTTTAATTGGTTCCATAGGTTCTGTCATCTGTGGTTCGCTTAGTGCTTTCTTTGCGTACGTCCTGAGTGCTGTCCTTAGCGTGTACTACAATCCGGACCATGCTTACATGAGCAAACAAATCGCAAAATATTGCTATCTTTTGATTGGAGTTTCATCGGCTGCACTCATTTTCAATACTCTACAGCATTACTACTGGGATGTAGTGGGGGAGAATTTGACGAAACGGGTGAGAGAGAAAATGCTGGCGGCGGTGCTTAAAATGGAAATGGCGTGGTTCGATCAGGAAGAGAATGATAGTTCGAGAATTGCAGCCAGGCTGTCCCTGGATGCCAACAATGTTAGGTCAGCTATTGGGGATAGAATCTCTGTCATTATGCAGAACTCCGCTCTCATGGTAGTCGCGTGCACTGCTGGATTCGTATTGCAGTGGCGTCTGGCTCTCGTCCTCATTGCTGTCTTTCCCGTGGTTGTTGCTGCAACTGTTTTACAG AAAATGTTCATGAAGGGATTCTCAGGAGACTTAGAAGCTGCTCATGCCAAAGCCACCCAACTTGCAGGAGAAGCTGTAGCTAATGTAAGAACAGTTGCTGCCTTCAATTCAGAAACAAAAATAGTCAACCTATTCGACTCCAGCCTCCAAATTCCACTTAGGCGCTGCTTCTGGAAGGGACAAATTGCAGGAAGTGGTTACGGGATTGCTCAATTTTTGCTTTATGCTTCCTACGCGCTTGGCCTTTGGTACGCCTCATGGCTTGTCAAGCATGGGATCTCTGACTTCTCGAAGACGATCCGTGTTTTCATGGTCCTCATGGTTTCTGCTAACGGTGCAGCTGAAACATTGACTTTAGCTCCCGACTTCATCAAGGGTGGCCAAGCGATGCGTTCAGTTTTCGAACTCCTCGACCGGAAAACAGAAGTCGAGCCTGATGATCCGGATGCCACTGCAGTGCCCGATCGTCTTCGTGGTGAAGTGGAATTTAAGCATGTGGACTTTTCATATCCCACTAGGCCCGACGTGTCAATTTTCCGTGATTTGAATCTACGTGCTCGAGCTGGAAAGACACTTGCACTTGTTGGACCGAGCGGGTGTGGAAAGAGCTCGGTCATTGCACTTATAGAGCGGTTTTACGAGCCGTCATCCGGGCGTGTCATCATCGACGGCAAGGATATTCGAAAGTACAACCTTAAATCTTTGAGAAGGCACATCGCAGTGGTCCCACAAGAACCTTGCCTCTTTGCTACCACCATCTATGAGAACATTGCTTATGGACACGAAACAGCAACCGAAGCTGAGATAACCGAAGCAGCAACATTGGCGAATGCCCACAAGTTCATATCTGCATTACCTAATGGCTACAAAACATTTGTCGGAGAAAGGGGAGTTCAATTGTCCGGTGGACAAAAGCAAAGAATCGCCATTGCTCGTGCTTTCCTAAGGAAAGCAGAGCTTATGCTGCTAGATGAAGCAACAAGTGCACTCGATGCAGAGTCCGAAAGATGTGTGCAAGAAGCGTTGGATCGTGCATGTGCAGGAAAGACCACGATCGTGGTTGCACATAGGCTATCCACAATCAGAAATGCGCATGTGATAGCGGTGATAGATGACGGGAAAGTGGCGGAACAAGGTTCTCATTCTCATCTGTTGAAAAACTACTCAGACGGGATTTATGCACGTATGATCCAACTACAAAGATTTAGTCACGGGGAAGCTGTGAATATGGTAACAGGCTCGACGTCTTCTGCACGTCCCAAGGAAGAAGATTGA